In Homo sapiens chromosome 8, GRCh38.p14 Primary Assembly, the genomic window TGGTATGTCCTTCTCAGAGTATCACATGTAGAGGCACAATTCGTCTACCTGTCCTTTATGGCActgttaatttttattacttagtCACAATTTTGCCTGGTTTTCCCACTGTATAATTCTGCTTGCAGTAATCAACAGTTTTTGAGGAGACATTTTAAGACTGCAAATATCCTGCTCCTCATCAAAATTTCTCCCTAAACTTAGTAGCCATTAATGGTTCTTGTCTGATTCAGTCTTTACTCTTATAGTTGCAAAATGATAACTTCTCAACTTCAGTACTTGGTCCACATTTACCAGTTGGCACTTAGTATTCTGCTATAAGAATGAGCTCttattttcctatatttatttgtttattaattattgGTGTAGACTCATGATTTCTTGTTTTTTACAGTTTATAATTCACTCATGTACTGATTTTGGTGTTCAGGTTGTCCCAGCTTTGGACAGCGGAAACTCCTTCACAGCGGCTGCTATGTCCTTGTGACACGCTTCCGTCATTTTTTGGagcactttcttattttctgacaCAATAAGATATTCTAGGATCCTTTTGAATCTCTCCCCTGCCTCACCTTTGGAATCGCCCATTTCTCGAGAGCCCTGATTCCTTTAAGGAGAATGGTAGTAGAGACAAGTGTCTGGGCACTAGGTGAGCTCTTTCCTACTGGAGTGTCTTTACTTGCTAAGGTAACAATTTACCATGTGGATTATTTTTGTTGGAGTTTTAGTTACTCTATTTTTCGAGGAGTGGTTATTTTTGCTAAATAGAATCTTTATCCTGTGGAAAACAATTTGCGTATAATGAGTAAGTATAGAAGTCAGggtggctaggcacagtggctcatgcctataataccagcactttgggaggttgaggcaggaagataatTTGAacacagaagttcaagaccagcaacatagggagaccctgtctctacaatttaaaaaaataaaaaagtcagggTATATCACTTAATAGAGAAGCTCAGTACTTAATGCTtaattctggttttgttttgtttgaaagtGGAATTGTTAAATTATTAGCAGtataggaaaaaaagacaagttaGTAGAAAAGTATTAGAAGTATAGTCttataaatgttttgaaatattttctagggacattttctttttccctgataCTTCTTTAACATAGCTGTCTATATGGTGATGTTATTACAAATGTTCCCTTACTTAGTTTTGTATttggtttgttcattttattcagATCTACAGAAGTCATTTCTAGTACTTTCTAAAAACTTATAATGCTCTTTGTTTTTTAGGCTGTTAAAAGACATAATCTGACTAAAAGATGGCTTATGAAAATCGTCGATGAAAGAGTGAGTCAAAATTGTTCAAGTCTTaagttttttcttcctgtttaatTCTTAAGCTAATTCTTCAAGAAGGACATTTTTTGactgtatattaatattttggagGAAGGAAACTTTTAGAGAATTATGCCATTTTATTCATACTTTACCCTTGCATGCTACCCCCCATACCCTCACATTGAGACAGACAAGCACCAAGGCAGAGGCATGTGTATGCACAACCACACTCCACTATTTTGgttttttcaaaaggaaattttcaTACTTACATAAAAGTAGAGAGACTACTCTACATGTGTAGAGTATCTGGTGACATGTTAAAGAAAATCCCAGACATCTTATCATTTGatttgtaaatacatatatatcttaaaaagataaagacaaaaaacatagCCATGATATGATTATCATACcttaaaaattactaattattccttaatatcatcaaatactTGATTAGTCATACACATACCTTTAAATATACCCCAGTACTTGGATCGGTGTCTAAATAGTAGAGGGCATAAAGAAAGTCTGACAGTTCCAGTGAATGGAATCCTGTACTAAATTCTTAGAACTGAGTTCTAGGTCCAGCCAAGTCAGTGAATTGCTGTGTGACCTGGCCTAACATGTGTGACCTTTCTGATGCATTGTTAGGTCTGTGTTCCCCTTGGCCTGATATTAATTACATGCTGTTGTCATGGAAATATGTAAGTTTACTTAGTTTATTTAGATAGTTTGCTAACTATAGGCTGTAGCAATAACAAGAAGAAGCCAAAAAGATATATTAGCTAAGAAGACCTATTTTCAGGTGTCATCTTTTCTGTTTTACAAGGTAAAGAAAATTAGGGAACTCAAGACAGAGATACCATTTTagtttaatgaaaaataacactTGGCTTTTGAAGGGGGGgatatttaaaagtaaagaacTGTGAACAAacattgatctatagattcagtgcaatccttTTCAaaattccagctttcttttttgcagaaattgacaaactggtcctaaaattcatatggaaatgcaagggacccagaatagccagaATAATCTTaacaaagaagaacaaagttagagggctcacatttcctgatttcagaacttaactacaaagctacagtaatcaaactGTGTGTTACTGATAAAGggtagacatatagatcaatggaatagaaatgaGAGTCCAGATATAAACCCATATATTTATAGTCAATTGAGTGACAAGGGTGTCAAGACACTtcactggggaaagaacagtctttgcaacaaatggtgctgggacactTGGATACCTCTTGCAAAAGAATAAGTTTTGACCCCtccctcacaccatatacaaaaatgaactcaaactaAATTAAAGACCTagatgtaagagctaaaactgtgaAACTCTTAGGGGAAAGCATAGGTGTAAATCTTAATGACTTTTAGGTTAGgcagtggtttctttttttttttttttttgagatggagtctcgctctgttgccaggctggagtgcagtgacacgatctcggctcactgcaatctccgcctcctgggttcaagcagttcccctgcctcagcctcctgagtagctgagactacaggtgtgcgccaccacactcggctaattttttttttttgtattttagtagagatggggtttcaccatgttggccaggatggtcttgatctcctgacctcgtgatccacccgcctcagcctcccgaagtgctgggattacaggcttgagccaccgcgccctagGCAGTGGTTTTTTAGATGTGATACCAAAGGcacaagcaagaaaagaaaaaatagatagattggactaaaagaaaaaaattatttgccagttatatatctgataagggacaattatctaaaatatgcaagaaactcttacaactcaagaataaaaaaaaaatcctaatttaaaaatggggaaaggatttgagtagacatttctccagataAGGtgtacaaatgaccaataagcatctgaaaagatgttcagcatcttttcattagagaaatgcaaattgaaacaaagaaacaTCACTTCACAGCTGTTGGGATGgctgtgataaaaaagaaaaaagatgcacgataacaagtattggtgagaacAGGGAGATGTTAAAACCTTtcgtacattgctggtgggaatgtgaaatggtgcagctgctttggaaaaataGTTTGGCAACTTTTTCTTCGAAGAGATAAACATAGGAGTTATCATAGACCCAGAAATTCTACCCCTAGGTTtatacccaagataaatgaaaacatatgtccacccagaacttgtatatgaatgtttgtagcaacattattcatgaaAGCCCGAAAGTAGAAAGAACTCATAGTCTGTTAATGAGTTGTTAAACAAAATgttgtatatccatacaatggaatattattcataatttattcaactaaaaagaataaagtaccaATAGATGAAGCAAACAATATGctaattgaaagaagccagatacaaaaagcTACATATTATacgattccatttgtatgaaatgcccagaatagacaaatccatgaagatgaaaagtagattagtggtttgCCAGGGCTGAGGAGGGGGGGAAATGGGAAGTGTCTGCTTAATGGATGCAACTTTTCTTTTGGGGGTcattaaaatattctggaattagatagtagtGATAGCTGCACAACTTTGtgtatatactaaaaaccactgaattgtattaTTTGAAGggataaattttatggtatgttaattatgtctcaaaaaaaaccataaaggatgcattttttttcctggaatcaTTGctgatgtcattttcttttttttttttttttttgagacagagtctcactcttgtcgcccaggctggagtacaatggcacgaccttggctcactacaacctccacctcccgggttcaagtgattctcctgcctcagcttcccgagtagctgggattacaggtgcctaccacaatgcccagctgacttcttttgtatttttggtacagacagggttttaccatgttggctaggctggtcttgaactcctgacctcaggtgatctgcccatctcggcctcccaaagtgcttggattacaggcatgagccaccgcacccagcctcttttttttttttttaaaccctgcaTGTGGCATTTGATGCTGGTGTtagttttttctgattttaaagaggGTGAAATAGGGGATAATATTTTGCCCTAATAATAGTCTTTGTAAAAGTGGCTAAGTGTTCTCGCTATTAgattctcatttttctgtttcttgcataTAGTGTATCTAGGGAATCAACCCTGTTATTTTATTGAGCATGGTTTCTTTTTAGGGGATGAGGTGGGCactggtttctgttttctttttctaggtaCCTTTTCCTCATTGAGCATGTAGATTCAAGAGTCAAATATGTGGGTTCCCGTCcccaccatttatttattaactgtGTGTCTTTGGACATGTTAATGtgtccatgcctcagtttcttcatttgtaaaatgggaaaagtatTAATTCCTTATCTCTTGGAGGGGGGGTTGTTTGGGTTAAGAAGATAATGTCTAAAGTGCCTACGTAATGTCTAAAGTGCCTATGTAAGAGCTCAGTAAAGTCAGTTTATTTTGATAACTTGGGCTtcagatgaaatttaaaaaaaatgccatgtCCATGGTGATTTGTATATTGAGGTTATTCCTGATGTCTTATTTTGAGGTGGTGATTTCAAAGTATTGAATGTGTAGAACTTCAATATTGTAATGTTTTATCTTATTGTGTACTAAATAACAtatactgaatatttttattcgTTATTCAGTTCTTTGGGGCAAAAAACAGCaccttttctttctaaaatattgaCAGTTCAACAgactttatttgcattttatttgatgtaggaaaaaaatctggATGACAAAGCATATCGTAATATCAAGGAACTGGAAAATTATGCTGAAAACACACAGAGCTCTCTTCTTTACTTAACACTAGAAATATTGGGtaagttgtttttctgtttcatacTTCTTTTTTCCAATAAAATACCTATGAGATTTCACTTTTTCATAATTTGGTAATCTAACCAGTTTAGCACTAAAGCCTTCCTTTATACTATCTGTAAAGGAacagttttttttgttattattattagcaagAAGAAGAATTTATATCTCTTTCTTTGTAATGCAGAGTAATCCAAGACTCAGGCTCTCATACAACTACTTTACCTCATGGGAATGTTGAAATTAATAATCTGGTAATTGCAAGTGGCTTTACTTTTTTACTATAGCATCTCCTACAATTTGGAAGGCCTATAGCCTGACTCTTCCTTTCGTGTTAATAGTACTTAtccatggaaaaagaaaagtagaagaagtaaaacacatttattttattttattttattttattttatttattttattttattttatgatggagtctcgctttgtccccaggctggagtgcagtggctcaatctcggctcactgcaacctctgcctcccggattcaagtgattctcctgcctcagcctcctgagtagctgggactacagggacgtgccaccacgcccagctaaattttgtacttttagtagagacgaggccagaatggtctcgatctcttgacctcgtgatctgcccgcctcggcctcccaaagtgctgggattacaggcgtgagccacagtgcctggcctaaaactgcatttataaaagtttttgagatttttctttctctgcttttttaaaaacaaaattttgatgGTAGGATTTCTTCTCTGACTTTGTTGCCAGTTAGTGAGGTCTTATTGAAATAAGGAAATTATTTGGGCCAAGGACAATACCATCTCATTTGAAGAAGGTAATATATATCTCTATACCTCCCTAAAAGAATAATACAAGTCCCCATTGCATCTCCCAGGCCTATTCTGGCCCACAGCTCTGGTGACATGTTTGCCATCACAATGAAAGGAGGGAGCAAAGAGTAGAATGTTTGTTAAGCATATtcttaaaatgagatcatatggAAATTGCACAGAGGAGAAGAAATGGAAGACTTGTAAAGTTTTTCCATGATAGCCGATTAAAATTCTAAATGTGTTCTTAGTGTGCTGTAGTCTGAGGAAAACTCTTATTTAAAAGTTGAGATTGAGATTTAGATATCTGCTAGTGGTAAATGGTCAACTTGTTATTGTGCCCAGTTTTTCACTCATAAATCCTGTTTTTCAGATGTAAAACAGGataaatgtctccttttacaTGTTTAGGTTATTTCTCTATGctatttctattgatttattATGCACTTAGAATAGAGCAGCCCTGTGTAATTTCTGAAATCATAGGTATAAAGGATCTTCATGCAGATCATGCTGCAAGTCATATTGGAAAAGCACAAGGCATTGTCACTTGCTTGAGAGCAACACCATATCATGGGAGCAGAAGAAAGGTGTTCCTTCCCATGGATATTTGTATGCTGGTAAGGCTGTAATTTGTACCTTTGAATAATTTACCTCAGGAATATGGGGAAGGAAgttatcttttgcttttttgcttaGTCTATTCAAGTAATTGCTTTGAAAGGAATGCTTATTGCTTACTAAAAATGGCCTTCCTCTTTTTATCCCAGAGTTATCAAGTCAGAATTGTGTCCATCAGGCATTTTAGGTCTCTGGAGGAGCAATGAGTAGGAAGGTCTAGAGAACCTCATTTGGTATAGCTTCATGTTGATGCCTTGCTCCCTTCCAAACAACTGCAGTAATTATTCCTAGCGTTCACCTTAgcctgttctttattttattttattggagtaagtcattttaaatatctgtttatgaggactttgttttcttttcttttctttttttttttttttttttgagacaaagtcttgctctgtcacccaggctggagtgcagtggcgtgatctcggctcactgcaacctccgcctcctgggttaaagcgattcttctgcctcggcctcccaagtagctgggactacaggcgcccgccaccacgcccagctaattttttgtatttttagtagagatgaggtttcaccatgttagccaggatggtctagatctcctgaactcgtgattcgcttgcctcggcctcccaaagtgctgggattacaggcatgagccactgcgcccggcgagaactttgttttctatatgagattcattatttgttctttcaaactttttgtatgtttcttttcttgcttGTATATTTTCATTCTACCTACAACTTGTTAATTAACATCTtgttgtggccaggtgcggtgactcatgcctgtaatcccagcactttgggagggtcgcttgagtccaggaggttgagaccagcctgggcaatattgggaaaccccatctctacaaaaaatacaaaaattagctgggtgtgttggtgcacacctatagtcccagctactcaggaggccaaggtgggaggatcccttgagcctgggaggttgaggctataatgagccatgattgcaccactgcactccagcctgggtgacagagtaagaccctgtctcaaaaaacaaaaaatcttgttGCATGTTCCAGGTGTCActctctcatttttgtttttttttctctctctccacacatgcacacacacgcacgtgctCACATACATTTCTAAAGACAAAATAGGCATTAAACTGTACATACTGTTCTGTCACGTGTTCTCTTGTGCTAAGTTAGTTTTAATTGttagtttaattttctttcctaggTGAACTGTTGGAAGGAAGTGCTTTTAGGTTcctaatataatgtatatttccCCACACAGCATGGTGTTTCACAAGAGGACTTTCTACGGAGGAACCAAGATAAAAATGTGAGAGATGTAATATATGACATTGCCAGTCAAGCACACTTGCACCTAAAGCATGTAAGTCGGCTTTTTTTTGCCAAATCATTTAGGGAATAATCATTTCTAGATGTGGCTCTTCTTAGAACATGGTTATGATATTCCCAACTTGGcagtcttttttccatttttcattgaTTTCCCAGTAGATTTATCTCGGAGTCTGTTGTaaacttttttcacttaaaaaagtccctccccccacctcacagcATATGAATGCGTTCTCTACTGAGTAAATCAAGCCTGAGCTTTCTCATGTGGGCTCCTCTGTGCTCCATCCACTTCTCTCTTGGAAGACAGGGTGTCTTTCTGCCTTCCAAGGCTGATGCCTCTCGTCCCCCTCCCAGGGGCTGCACCCTCAGCCACCCCCAGCTGGTGTTTTCAGTTTGCTTCTCTGATAGGTGGCCTCTTTTATCTTCTGGTTTGTTGCTGCTGCCTTCTGAATTTACAGGCAGCCTGTGGATCCTTCTGTTGGTATTTTTCTCTCCTAGGTGAACTCTTGGAAGGAGGTGGTCGGCATTCACTGTTACCTCGGGCCCTTTCCACCTTGGCACTGCTCATCATGCTATGATTTGGCTCCTATCCTGCCCACTCTAATAAACAATCACGAGTTTGGCAGTTCTCCTTATTGCCAAATTTAATGGTCATTTACAACTCGTTTTCCTgaactcttcttctttttttgacacCATAGACGTCTCTCTCTGTGtcactttctgatttttcttccatTGATTCTCTGACTTGGCTCCTGAACTGGTTCCTGATTTCTCCTGCCTGTCACTTTAGTTGTTCCCTAAGAGTTGGTTCTTCACCTCTTAACTTTTCCAGGACTTTTGTTTGGAATTTGACACTGTTGACTATACACCTCTTTCTTGAAATTGTCTGTCATTCATCTCCATGGTGTTATTCCTTTCTGGTTCTCCTTGAAATGTGTCTTGATTTCAGTGGCTCTTGAAGACTTGGTGGAAACTTTCTATTTCCTTAGCTCCCATAATGCTAATTTTTCCTGGTACTTCTTGtgaaccttttcttttttttagcctTCAGTAGATTCTAAAGAGTTGGACACTTACCTGCATACCACAGggcttttgcacttgctgtttttcCTGCTTCTTCCCCTGTACCCCACCTCCACTCCAGTTagtgctcaaatgtcaccttatcaCAAAAGTCTTCCCTGGCCACGTTACCTAAAATAACATCTTCCTTTTCCATCACCCTCAGTCTCCTTACCTGGCTTAGTGCTTTTCACTACCTGACATTAAAAGTTTGCTTATTGCCTCCCCACTTCATTGGAATGTAAGTTACTTTGTTTGATTCTGTTGTATATTCTTCAGCATCTAAAGTACCTGGTACATTAtgggcactcagtaaatacttgtgaAATATTAAATACGTAAGTAATCAGAttgtaagctctttgagggcaaaGACTATCTTcagcttctttttaatttcatgaaTATCTAACAGTTCTCGGCCCTGACAGAGGTATAGATAAAATACATGGAACTttagatgagaaattacttaggACTAACTAGCAGAGTTTTGGGTAAGATCTGAGCACACTACAGAATCATGAGAGGCAGGAAAGCTTTGTGTGGAACCTGAGCAGTCCCAGTCAATGGACATGTAAGGCACCTAAGAAATACCGATTCCCAGGCCTCACTCCCTGGAGACTGGGGTAGTAAATCTGGGATGGGGCCAGGaattaaaatttccaaatgaTTTTAAACAGCCAGATTTGAACACCACTGGTGGTGTATGGGTTATGCGAAACATGGTCCTGGGAGATAGGTTTGGAATGGTGGATTGAAGAGATTATGGAGTTGTAGAGGCTTTTGAGAGGCATTAGAGTATTGTGGATGAGAGTGCAAACTCTGGAACCAGAAGCCTGACTTTAAATCCTAATTCTGCCATTTACTAATCATGTaatcttaacctctctgtgctttagtttcctcatctgtagtaGTGGATCATTTTAGCACCCAGCTTAAAGGGTTATTTGgataaatgagttaacatatatGAAGAGTTTATAATGAAGTGCAGCATATTGTACATGAAATATGTTagttttcatcatcatcatcaaataaAGCAGTGATATGAGTGTTGCAGAATAGGAAACCCTGCTAGCAGTGTTTGATGAGAGTTTAGAGGTTGGGTGATCAGTTAGGAGACttaggagaggaagaaagagtgtCTGATTTAGAGACAgtagatgtttatgtgtatatacatttatatatatatgtatacatacgtgCCCACACATAACAAGTAGAATCCCACACGTAACAAGGCTTGATAACTAATTGGATTGTGGCAAGACCAGATAGAGGGAAAGTTGAAGGTTGCATGAAGAATTCAAGTATGGCACTTTGATGGTGCCATTCAAAAGCTACAGTGACAACGGAAACTAAAGGTATGTTTGGTGTGGATCATTAGACTTTGGACTAGCTGCTTGACATAATTGAATTTGAGGGGATTAGAAGGAGATGGACTATTAAAAAAATGCAGGATTGTGACTTAAAGGAAGTCAGGACTAAAGATGATATATTTGGGAGTCATCCACATAAAAGGCTTATAATTAAGGCTCCAAGTTTGGATGGTGTTGCTGAAGGAGAATGTACAGAGGACCAGGGGCAGAACCCCAAGGCCCACTTCTGTTTACAAGGTAAAAGGAGAAAGGGCCATTTAttaggaggaaagagaaggaaagaatgttCAGAGGAATAGAACTGAGAGCCAGTGTCTTGAAAATCAAGGGAGGAGAAGATTTAAGAAAGAGGAGTATCAGAGTTTTACATGCTACAGAGAGATTGAAGAGAAAAGATAGATGTGGTGATTAGTAAATCATGGATGATCATAGAGTAATTTCAGTAGATGGTTGGGGGTCAAACTGGAGTATAATGGGTTAAGAAGTAAGTCAGGAAGTAGAGGGCTTTTCCTGGTGTTAGGGACAATATAAATGAAGACATGGAGACAGGAGTGGGCTTGGCGAACACAGGATGATGGGCATCAGCCTGAGTGACCAGGTGTTCGTAGCTCAGAGTGGTAGGGAGTTAGGTTGGATGGACGAGGTTAGAGTCAAGATGTGGAGGCCTTTGAATTCCAGGATGAATTGTTGAAACTTGACCTATCAGGGAATTAAAGAAggtaaaaatgaaatgatgatGTGAGGACATTAATTTGTCCGGCTGCGTGGAACGAATTAAAGGTCAGGGAACACAGGCAAGATCACCTAGGAGGGTCTTACTCATTTAAACAGGAGAGAAAGTCAGTCTAAGCTAGGGGTGCACAGGACTTGGTAATGcaagtatttcttcattttcccctTACCACAGAGCTGGGGAGTCAAAATTATTATGAGATATTGTAAGGTCGCTGGAAAATGCTAAAGCCAATCTGTAAGAAAGGATGGAATTTTTACTACAGTAGTTACTTTTTCCTGAGTCCTTTAGGCCTAGGAAACTAATCTTAATCTGCAGGAGATGAGCTGTTTTCTTGCATTTGAGAGAGGCCCTATCAGTATTGTTAAACTGCTGGTGTTGCTTTCAGAGGGAGAGtgtttatttgcttaattttGAACGagcttcctctcctcttcctttttaggCTAGGTCCTTTCACAAAACTGTTCCTGTGAAAGCATTTCCTGCTTTTCTTCAGACGGTAAGTAGATTAACAGAGAAGGCTGTATAATTAGTGAAGCAGATGTGTAtgatctgtttttatattttataaagttccCAATGAACTTCTTTAGTTCGgagcctttgtttttgtttccctcCCTCATGGCGGCTTTCATTAGTTACTGATGCTTTTGCTGAGGGCCATTTCTGTATTTCTCAGAGGCAGGTGAGCTGAGTTTTTAGCACGGACTTTGCAGCCAGATTGCATTGGCTTGAATCTGTTTTGCCCCTTACTAGCAATGGGACCTTAAATTCCTTAAGAACCACATTCCTCAGTTTACTCTTaggtgaaatgggaataataggaGAAACTACTTTGTGGGATTGTTAGGCTGCTTATAGCTATATAAGTATTactattctgttcatttttttttccattgtgacCTGACCGTATTGTAGCACCAGTTCCAGAACAGTGGTTCATAGCCCACTGCTGAGCTGGTTGCAGTGGGGTAACctggaaaactttttaaaaatatagattcctgGAGTCTTCTTTTTTAGTAAGACTTTTGGGATTGAGGAGGAGGCCAGTTCCTAGGAGAATCTGTGATTTTAagaagttccccaggtgattctgatgcgtAGACAGGTTTGGGAACTGTTGTTCTAAAACTACATAGAGAAGTGATAATTGCTACCAGTTACTTAGAACCTTTTATGAGACAGGGCTTGGGTTAGGTCATTCCATCATTATTCCTAGTCTTCCTAGCAAAAATATGGttacttcattttatagatagaaaCGAAGGTTCAAAGATTTGTAATCTTTGAAAATTGTAAACTTACACATTTTCTGTAATACCAAACATATCTTCTACCTTTTCCCCTGAAATATACTTAGAAATTCATTTCAATCCCTTCACACCCTCTGTCTTAGTGTTCAGGTCTGTATGT contains:
- the NDUFAF6 gene encoding NADH dehydrogenase (ubiquinone) complex I, assembly factor 6 isoform 2 (isoform 2 is encoded by transcript variant 4): MWNWLRLVKDSVSEKTIGLMRMQFWKKTVEDIYCDNPPHQPVAIELWKAVKRHNLTKRWLMKIVDEREKNLDDKAYRNIKELENYAENTQSSLLYLTLEILGIKDLHADHAASHIGKAQGIVTCLRATPYHGSRRKVFLPMDICMLHGVSQEDFLRRNQDKNVRDVIYDIASQAHLHLKHARSFHKTVPVKAFPAFLQTVSLEDFLKKIQRVDFDIFHPSLQQKNTLLPLYLYIQSWRKTY
- the NDUFAF6 gene encoding NADH dehydrogenase (ubiquinone) complex I, assembly factor 6 isoform 3 (isoform 3 is encoded by transcript variant 5); translation: MPISISHSSWLVQRKRDYEGYLCSLLLPAESRSSVFALRAFNVELAQVKDSVSEKTIGLMRMQFWKKTVEDIYCDNPPHQPVAIELWKAVKRHNLTKRWLMKIVDEREKNLDDKAYRNIKELENYAENTQSSLLYLTLEILGIKDLHADHAASHIGKAQGIVTCLRATPYHGSRRKVFLPMDICMLHGVSQEDFLRRNQDKNVRDVIYDIASQAHLHLKHARSFHKTVPVKAFPAFLQTVSLEDFLKKIQRVDFDIFHPSLQQKNTLLPLYLYIQSWRKTY
- the NDUFAF6 gene encoding NADH dehydrogenase (ubiquinone) complex I, assembly factor 6 isoform 4 (isoform 4 is encoded by transcript variant 8), whose amino-acid sequence is MRMQFWKKTVEDIYCDNPPHQPVAIELWKAVKRHNLTKRWLMKIVDEREKNLDDKAYRNIKELENYAENTQSSLLYLTLEILGIKDLHADHAASHIGKAQGIVTCLRATPYHGSRRKVFLPMDICMLHGVSQEDFLRRNQDKNVRDVIYDIASQAHLHLKHARSFHKTVPVKAFPAFLQTVSLEDFLKKIQRVDFDIFHPSLQQKNTLLPLYLYIQSWRKTY
- the NDUFAF6 gene encoding NADH dehydrogenase (ubiquinone) complex I, assembly factor 6 isoform 7 (isoform 7 is encoded by transcript variant 20), producing the protein MRMQFWKKTVEDIYCDNPPHQPVAIELWKAVKRHNLTKRWLMKIVDEREKNLDDKAYRNIKELENYAENTQSSLLYLTLEILGIKDLHADHAASHIGKAQGIVTCLRATPYHGSRRKVFLPMDICMLHGVSQEDFLRRNQDKNVRDVIYDIASQAHLHLKHEIKDADTQGVCLAQPASLGK
- the NDUFAF6 gene encoding NADH dehydrogenase (ubiquinone) complex I, assembly factor 6 isoform 5 (isoform 5 is encoded by transcript variant 9), which translates into the protein MWNWLRLVKDSVSEKTIGLMRMQFWKKTVEDIYCDNPPHQPVAIELWKAVKRHNLTKRWLMKIVDEREKNLDDKAYRNIKELENYAENTQSSLLYLTLEILGIKDLHADHAASHIGKAQGIVTCLRATPYHGSRRKVFLPMDICMLHGVSQEDFLRRNQDKNVRDVIYDIASQAHLHLKHVSLEDFLKKIQRVDFDIFHPSLQQKNTLLPLYLYIQSWRKTY
- the NDUFAF6 gene encoding NADH dehydrogenase (ubiquinone) complex I, assembly factor 6 isoform 6 (isoform 6 is encoded by transcript variant 11), with protein sequence MKIVDEREKNLDDKAYRNIKELENYAENTQSSLLYLTLEILGIKDLHADHAASHIGKAQGIVTCLRATPYHGSRRKVFLPMDICMLHGVSQEDFLRRNQDKNVRDVIYDIASQAHLHLKHARSFHKTVPVKAFPAFLQTVSLEDFLKKIQRVDFDIFHPSLQQKNTLLPLYLYIQSWRKTY